The Candidatus Nanohalococcus occultus genome contains a region encoding:
- a CDS encoding TVP38/TMEM64 family protein: MSNPHKLRSFISSFPLLSPLIFIGVQIIQILIAPIPGQVTGVAGGYLFGAFKGTVYSMIGVTIGSAIAFWLSRKYGRPYVESKIDIDLMEEFDEFIEKHGRKSVFLIFLIPGLPDDAVCFVSGLTKIPLRQLVVLALIARTPAFLLASMAGSSLAASEMMKFGVFSLVLVLSSVIGYLKLDEIQEYLDKTLPG; the protein is encoded by the coding sequence TTGAGCAATCCCCATAAGTTAAGAAGTTTTATCAGCAGCTTTCCCCTGCTATCTCCGCTAATTTTTATCGGAGTTCAGATAATACAGATCCTGATCGCACCCATTCCAGGACAGGTCACGGGCGTGGCAGGAGGATATCTTTTCGGAGCTTTCAAAGGAACTGTTTACAGCATGATAGGCGTGACAATAGGCAGCGCTATCGCATTCTGGCTTTCTAGGAAGTATGGACGGCCTTACGTAGAATCCAAGATAGACATAGACTTAATGGAAGAATTCGATGAGTTCATAGAAAAACACGGTAGGAAATCCGTTTTCCTGATATTTCTTATCCCTGGATTACCTGATGATGCGGTTTGCTTTGTCTCCGGGCTTACGAAGATACCGTTGCGACAGCTTGTTGTCCTAGCTTTGATCGCCCGAACACCAGCATTTCTCCTGGCAAGTATGGCCGGTAGCAGCCTGGCTGCGTCTGAAATGATGAAATTCGGAGTTTTCAGCTTAGTTTTGGTACTTTCCTCAGTAATTGGATATCTAAAACTCGATGAGATACAGGAGTATCTTGACAAGACGCTTCCGGGTTGA
- a CDS encoding Vms1/Ankzf1 family peptidyl-tRNA hydrolase: MKLPWDNSELENELKRLENKIEELEEQKQRAEKRFEAEKERRSELSAEKQEAEKQLKKLRQKLDQANKTSVEEKDFTETREKQLLTVKQVNNGLDKLESVKSSENDLLTVYSPGEISEIDRYRDLKNSASKDAIEGFEGLESFIGFTDELFFSVLIESRPFFSSEWHSSDGFDTENLREFIEEEKTWVIAAAGKTRIVKEENGDIKEVEEVKTRVDRKHTQGGFSQGRFERKRQEQIENHLKAVKEKLKAENPYVVGERSLAKKLPGKYLGGFDDNLSLVDGLYSFRLIG; encoded by the coding sequence ATGAAGCTTCCATGGGACAACTCCGAACTTGAAAACGAACTCAAGCGGCTGGAAAACAAGATAGAGGAACTCGAAGAACAGAAACAGAGAGCCGAAAAAAGGTTCGAGGCTGAAAAAGAGAGACGCTCGGAGCTTTCAGCCGAAAAACAGGAGGCTGAAAAACAGCTCAAAAAACTCAGACAGAAACTCGATCAAGCCAATAAAACCTCCGTCGAAGAAAAAGACTTCACGGAGACAAGGGAAAAACAGCTCCTAACTGTAAAACAGGTGAATAACGGCCTGGACAAACTCGAGTCCGTTAAATCCTCTGAAAACGATCTGCTAACTGTTTACTCGCCGGGAGAGATTTCCGAGATTGATCGGTACAGAGATCTGAAAAACTCCGCATCAAAAGATGCTATAGAAGGGTTTGAAGGCCTTGAATCGTTCATTGGTTTCACCGACGAGCTTTTCTTCAGTGTTTTAATCGAGTCCCGACCGTTTTTCAGCTCCGAATGGCATAGTTCTGACGGTTTTGATACGGAAAATCTCAGAGAGTTCATCGAGGAGGAAAAGACATGGGTCATAGCAGCGGCCGGTAAAACACGTATAGTAAAAGAGGAAAACGGAGATATCAAAGAAGTCGAGGAAGTAAAGACCCGTGTCGATCGTAAACACACACAGGGCGGATTCTCCCAGGGCCGTTTCGAACGGAAAAGACAAGAGCAGATTGAAAACCATCTGAAAGCCGTCAAAGAAAAATTAAAGGCAGAAAATCCCTACGTTGTGGGGGAACGATCGCTGGCGAAAAAGCTTCCGGGTAAGTATCTGGGAGGCTTCGATGATAACCTCTCGCTTGTCGATGGGCTGTATAGCTTCCGGCTGATAGGTTGA
- a CDS encoding OB-fold nucleic acid binding domain-containing protein: MTEHTVENLTPEDDEVEITGKISELPKPRAVSTKYGQKKITVATFEDETGSIGLTLWEEEIDSINEGSNVKITGAYVREWGNDVQLNISRDGKIEAQ; the protein is encoded by the coding sequence ATGACGGAACACACCGTAGAGAATCTGACCCCGGAAGACGACGAAGTCGAAATAACAGGAAAAATAAGCGAGCTGCCTAAGCCACGCGCAGTATCCACCAAGTACGGTCAGAAGAAAATAACTGTAGCAACGTTCGAGGATGAAACCGGATCCATCGGACTGACTCTCTGGGAAGAGGAAATCGATTCAATCAATGAAGGATCAAACGTAAAGATCACAGGCGCATACGTACGTGAATGGGGTAACGACGTACAGTTGAACATCTCCCGTGATGGGAAAATAGAAGCTCAGTAA